The genome window GCGGACTTCGAGGGCTGGGTCCAGGAGCGTGGGCTCTACTTCGCCACGACGTGGGATGCGCACTACCAGCCCGTGTTCTCCATGAACGACCCGGGCGAGCCGCCACTCCGGGGCGGCCTGCTGGTGGCCCGCCATGGCAAGGGGACCTTCATCTACACGGGCATCGCCTTCTTCCGTCAACTTCCCGCGGGCGTGCCCGGTGCGTACCGCCTGCTCGCGAACCTCCTCGCCCCATGATCCCTCCTTCGAATCCTCCTGAGCCGGCCGGGGCCCCGCCGCGGCGGCCCGAACTCGACGACGCGCCGCCCCTGCTCGGCTCCTGGCGCAACATCTACCTCTTCGTGCTGGGCGTCCTGGCCCTGCTCATCGCCCTGTTCTGGGCGCTCACCCGGGCCTACGCGTGACACTGCTCGACTGGCTGGTTCTCGTTGGAACAACGGCGTTCATCGTGGGGTGGGGGCTCTGGCGGTCGCGCGGCGAGAGCCGCACCGCGGAGGGCTTTCTGCGGGGGAGCCAGGACCTGCGCTGGCCCACCATTGGCCTGTCCGTCATGGCCACGCAGGCAAGCGCCATCACCTTCCTCTCCGTCCCGGGCCAGGCCTACGAGGACGGGATGCGCTTCGTGCAGTTCTACTTCGGTTTGCCGATCGCGATGGTGATCATCAGCGCCGTCTTCGTCCCCATCTACTACCGGCTGAATGTCCTCACCGCCTACGAGTACCTGGAGTCGCGCTTCGACCTGAAGACCCGCCTGCTCGGCGCGCTCCTCTTCCTCATCCAGCGGGGACTGGCCTCCGGCATCACCATCTACGCGCCGTCCATCATCCTCTCGGCCATCTTCGGCTGGCCGCTGGAGCCCACCATCGTGGGCATGGGCGCCCTGGTCATTCTCTACACCGTGACGGGGGGCTCCAAGGCCGTCAGCCAGACGCAGAAGCAGCAGATGGTGGTCATGCTCGGGGGCATGGCGGTGGCGGCCCTTGTCATCGTATGGCGGCTGCCCGAGCACGTCTCCTTCTCGCGGGCCGTCGATGTCGCGGGGGCCCTGGGCCGGATGAACGTGGTCAGCTTCGATTTCGACTTCCAGGACCGCTACAACTTCTGGTCGGGCATCACCGGCGGGCTGTTCCTGTCCCTGTCGTACTTTGGAACGGACCAGTCCCAGGTGGGCCGCTACCTGACGGGGCGCTCGGTCGCGGAGAGCCGCCTCGGGCTGCTCTTCAACGGCGTGCTGAAGATCCCGATGCAGTTCCTGATCCTCTTCGTCGGGCTCCTGGTCTTCGTGTTCTATCAGTTCACCGCGCCGCCGCTGCTCTTCAACCAGCCCCTGCGCTCCCGGGTTCAGGCGACCGCGCAGGCGGGGGAGTTCGCCGCCCTGGAGGAGAAGTGGCTCCAGGTGCAGGAGCAGAAGCGCGCCGAGGCGGACCGCTACGTGGCGGCGCGGGAGGCCGGAGACCCTGCCGCGGAGGCGGGCGCGCGCGAGCGGCTCCAGGCCGCCGCCCGGACGGCCGAGACGGTCCGCAAGGAGGCCAAGGCCGTGGTCTCCCGGGCCCTGCCGGGCAGCGAGACGAAGGACTCGGATTACATCTTCATCTCGTTCGTGAAGGACTGGATGCCCAGCGGGCTCGTGGGGCTGCTCATCACCGTCATCCTGGCGGCGGCGATGAGCTCGATTGCCAGCGAGCTCAACGCCCTGGGCGCGACGACCACGGTCGACTTCTACCGGCGGCTCCTCCGCCGCGATGCGACCGACCGGCAGGTGCTCGTGGCCTCCAAGCTGTTCACCGTGCTCTGGGGCCTGGTCGCGGTCGCCTTCGCGAGCTTCGCCTCGCTGCTCGACAACCTCATCCAGGCGGTCAACATCCTGGGCTCGCTCTTCTACGGGACCGTGCTGGGCCTGTTCCTCGTGGCCTTCTTCCTCCGGCACGTGCGTGGGAATGCGGTCTTCGTCGCCGCGCTCCTCTCCCAGGGCATGGTGCTCGGCCTCTTCGCGTTCTCCTCCATTGGCTATCTCTGGTTCAATGTCATCGGCTGTGCGCTGACCGTCGTCCTCGGAGTGATTCTCCAGGCCTTCATGCCCCGGGTCCGGCACAGCTCCTAGGAGCCCCAAGTTGAGCACACTGCGTCAAAGCTCATCCTGTTTCACTCACAGGAGACAGTCCGCACCTTGAAGCCGTTTACACCCAGGGGGGAAGCGTCTAGATGACGCAGCAGAATGACTGGGATCGCCCGAGACGGCTCAAAGAACAGCATCGAGAACATGGCTCAGCGGGTCATGCGCATTGGAAGCGTGTTGGGACTCGCTGTCTGGCTCACGGCCGCGCCAGCGCTCGCGCAGCGGACGACGGCGGACATCCGGGTCGGCCTCAGCGCGCTCAAGGGGCCTGTCACCGGCGTGACCGTGCTCGCGGTGAACACCCAGAGCGGCTTCTCGGCGAAGGGGATCGCTCGCGCGGATGGCTCGTTCTTCCTGAGCGGCCTGGCCCCCGGTGAGTACGTCATCACCGTCACCCAGCCGGGCGGCAAGGAGGTGTACCGGACGGTGAACGTCCAGGTCGGCCAGACGGTGGACCTGAACATCAACGTCGAGGAGGAGGTGGCGCTCGATCTCGGCCAGGGCGAGACCGTGCTCGTCCAGGGGAAGACCCCCGAGAGCACCACGTCCGAGGTCGCCACCAACGTCAGCCGCGAAGAGATCGCCAACCTGCCCCAGAGCAACCGCAACTTTCTCAACTTCGCCGCCCTCGCGCCCGGCGTTCGCGTCT of Stigmatella aurantiaca contains these proteins:
- a CDS encoding sodium:solute symporter; the encoded protein is MTLLDWLVLVGTTAFIVGWGLWRSRGESRTAEGFLRGSQDLRWPTIGLSVMATQASAITFLSVPGQAYEDGMRFVQFYFGLPIAMVIISAVFVPIYYRLNVLTAYEYLESRFDLKTRLLGALLFLIQRGLASGITIYAPSIILSAIFGWPLEPTIVGMGALVILYTVTGGSKAVSQTQKQQMVVMLGGMAVAALVIVWRLPEHVSFSRAVDVAGALGRMNVVSFDFDFQDRYNFWSGITGGLFLSLSYFGTDQSQVGRYLTGRSVAESRLGLLFNGVLKIPMQFLILFVGLLVFVFYQFTAPPLLFNQPLRSRVQATAQAGEFAALEEKWLQVQEQKRAEADRYVAAREAGDPAAEAGARERLQAAARTAETVRKEAKAVVSRALPGSETKDSDYIFISFVKDWMPSGLVGLLITVILAAAMSSIASELNALGATTTVDFYRRLLRRDATDRQVLVASKLFTVLWGLVAVAFASFASLLDNLIQAVNILGSLFYGTVLGLFLVAFFLRHVRGNAVFVAALLSQGMVLGLFAFSSIGYLWFNVIGCALTVVLGVILQAFMPRVRHSS